The following proteins are encoded in a genomic region of Amycolatopsis sulphurea:
- a CDS encoding GntR family transcriptional regulator translates to MRPLTDDVPLVQRVHDELRAAMLRGELEPGKLYSVVEISRQLGVSRTPVREALLGFASEGLVSFERSKGVRILEASLTDIRDLFGLRLLLEVPSAALAAASEDSAQLDTMHQAFQAMEAACAADDEAAFQDHDTTFHDALLRAAGNAQVADAVRRARGQVHVQRLSTTRTRSLGEVLEVHRRIHDAVRSGNEAEASAAVEAHLTETRDILLAQISGPHASTVD, encoded by the coding sequence TTGAGGCCACTCACCGACGACGTTCCTCTTGTGCAGCGCGTGCACGACGAACTGCGCGCCGCGATGCTCCGCGGTGAGCTGGAACCGGGCAAGCTCTACTCGGTCGTCGAGATCTCCCGGCAGCTGGGCGTGTCCCGCACGCCGGTACGCGAAGCCCTGCTCGGGTTCGCTTCCGAGGGCCTCGTCTCGTTCGAGCGCAGCAAGGGCGTGCGTATCCTCGAAGCCTCGCTCACCGACATCCGCGATCTCTTCGGGCTCCGGCTGCTGCTCGAAGTCCCGTCCGCCGCGCTCGCCGCCGCGTCCGAGGACAGCGCCCAGCTCGACACGATGCACCAGGCGTTCCAGGCCATGGAAGCAGCCTGCGCCGCCGACGACGAAGCCGCCTTCCAGGACCACGACACGACTTTCCACGACGCGCTGCTCCGCGCCGCGGGCAACGCCCAGGTCGCCGACGCAGTCCGCCGTGCACGGGGGCAGGTGCACGTACAGCGCCTCTCGACCACGCGCACGCGCAGTCTCGGCGAAGTGCTGGAAGTACATCGGAGAATCCACGACGCGGTCCGCTCCGGCAATGAGGCCGAAGCCTCCGCGGCCGTCGAAGCCCATCTCACCGAGACACGGGACATTCTGCTCGCCCAGATCTCCGGCCCGCATGCGTCCACTGTGGACTGA
- a CDS encoding carbon-nitrogen hydrolase family protein, translating into MSRPAHSEAGQSEAGDPGTTRVAVVQRGSALGDLAANLAVAVREIDHAAAQGIELLVFPECFLHGYLFETAEHVHRVAVALDDPVLDPLHEAVRRTGLCVVIGLLERGADGRIYNTALALGPGGRLGHYRKQHLPFMGADRFVAPGDDGAPRVFDIPAGRIGLMICFDLRFPESARELALTGADLIAMPTAWPDTATTLADLVPRVRAWENHVFLAIADRPDEEAGMRFLGRSQLVGPEAEVVLDAGATPGTFAADLDLTRARTKTMTFVPGEYEVRIFGARRPESYGALTDPHLPARSREQP; encoded by the coding sequence GTGAGCCGTCCAGCCCACTCCGAAGCGGGCCAGTCCGAAGCGGGCGACCCGGGCACCACGCGGGTGGCCGTGGTCCAGCGAGGCAGCGCGCTCGGCGACCTGGCGGCCAACCTCGCGGTGGCGGTCCGCGAAATCGACCACGCCGCCGCGCAGGGCATCGAGCTGCTCGTCTTCCCCGAATGCTTCCTGCACGGCTATCTGTTCGAGACGGCCGAGCACGTGCACCGCGTGGCCGTGGCGCTCGACGACCCGGTGCTCGACCCGCTCCACGAGGCCGTCCGCCGGACCGGGCTGTGCGTGGTGATCGGCCTCCTGGAGCGCGGCGCCGACGGCCGCATCTACAACACCGCCCTGGCGCTCGGCCCAGGTGGACGGCTGGGCCACTACCGCAAACAGCACTTGCCGTTCATGGGTGCCGACCGGTTCGTCGCACCGGGCGACGACGGCGCGCCGCGGGTGTTCGACATCCCGGCCGGCCGGATCGGCCTGATGATCTGCTTCGATCTGCGGTTCCCGGAATCCGCCCGCGAACTCGCGCTCACCGGGGCGGATCTGATCGCCATGCCGACCGCGTGGCCGGACACGGCGACCACGCTGGCCGACCTCGTCCCCCGGGTACGGGCCTGGGAGAACCACGTCTTCCTGGCCATCGCCGACCGGCCGGACGAGGAGGCGGGGATGCGGTTCCTCGGCCGGAGCCAGCTCGTCGGCCCGGAGGCCGAGGTGGTGCTGGACGCCGGTGCTACGCCCGGCACATTCGCCGCGGACCTCGACCTCACCCGCGCCCGCACCAAGACCATGACGTTCGTCCCCGGCGAGTACGAAGTACGCATCTTCGGCGCACGCCGCCCCGAGTCCTACGGCGCGCTCACCGATCCCCACCTGCCCGCGCGATCGCGGGAGCAGCCTTGA
- a CDS encoding MFS transporter codes for MSTVARTDEQRREFSKRAFRRIVPLLCLVYVVSFLDRTNIGFAKDRLQADLGISAAAYGLGAGLFFLTYALLEVPSNLVLRKVGARWWIARIMITWGLLSAATAFVRGEVSFYVLRLLLGAAEAGLFPGVILYFTYWFTRAERAKANGYFLLGASIANIVGSPLAGALLSIDGAGGLHGWQWLFLAEGAPAVVLAFVILRVLPDSPARASWVSAEEARDLQERLDAEAGPEPARHPVRQVLRDPQIVLAIVVYFCHQVAIYAVAYFLPGIIGRSGSLSPLQTGLLAMLPWLASGIGALVLPRLATTAARARLLIAIALLVMAGGFLVGLVAGPVLGLVGLCGSGFVFWCVNSTIFTFPSSRLAGAALAGGLAFVNSCGILGGFAGPYLMGLAENSTGDPASGLWIVVVLLVLAAALAMALRQGAARKADPARRESDLRK; via the coding sequence TTGAGTACGGTCGCACGGACCGACGAGCAGCGCCGCGAGTTCTCGAAGCGCGCCTTCCGCCGGATCGTGCCCCTGCTCTGCCTGGTGTATGTGGTCAGTTTCCTGGACCGGACCAACATCGGGTTCGCGAAGGACCGTCTCCAGGCCGATCTCGGGATCTCCGCAGCCGCCTACGGACTGGGCGCCGGCCTGTTCTTCCTGACCTACGCGCTGCTCGAAGTGCCGAGCAATCTGGTGCTGCGCAAGGTGGGCGCGCGATGGTGGATCGCCCGGATCATGATCACCTGGGGCCTGCTGTCCGCGGCGACGGCCTTCGTGCGGGGCGAGGTCTCGTTCTACGTGCTGCGGCTGCTGCTCGGCGCGGCGGAGGCCGGGCTGTTCCCCGGCGTCATCCTGTACTTCACGTATTGGTTCACACGCGCTGAGCGGGCCAAGGCCAACGGGTACTTCCTGCTGGGCGCTTCGATCGCCAACATCGTCGGCTCCCCGCTCGCCGGGGCGTTGCTGAGCATCGACGGCGCGGGCGGGTTGCACGGCTGGCAGTGGCTGTTCCTCGCCGAGGGCGCGCCCGCGGTCGTGCTCGCCTTCGTGATCCTCCGGGTGCTGCCCGATTCCCCGGCGAGAGCCTCCTGGGTCAGTGCGGAGGAGGCGCGTGATCTGCAGGAGCGGCTCGACGCCGAGGCCGGTCCCGAGCCGGCGCGGCACCCGGTCCGGCAGGTGCTGCGCGACCCCCAGATCGTGCTGGCGATCGTGGTCTATTTCTGCCACCAGGTCGCGATCTACGCGGTCGCCTATTTCCTGCCCGGGATCATCGGGCGGTCCGGCTCGCTGAGCCCGCTCCAGACCGGGCTGCTCGCGATGCTGCCCTGGCTCGCCTCCGGGATCGGCGCGCTGGTGCTGCCGAGGCTGGCCACCACGGCCGCCCGCGCCCGGCTGCTGATCGCGATCGCACTGCTGGTGATGGCGGGCGGTTTCCTGGTAGGCCTCGTCGCCGGTCCGGTGCTCGGGCTGGTCGGACTGTGTGGGTCCGGCTTCGTGTTCTGGTGCGTCAACTCCACGATCTTCACCTTCCCGTCCTCCCGGCTCGCCGGTGCCGCGCTGGCGGGCGGGCTGGCGTTCGTGAACTCCTGCGGGATCCTCGGCGGCTTCGCCGGCCCCTATCTGATGGGGCTGGCCGAGAACTCCACCGGCGATCCCGCTTCGGGCCTGTGGATTGTCGTGGTGCTGCTCGTGCTCGCCGCCGCGCTCGCGATGGCGCTCCGGCAGGGCGCCGCCCGCAAAGCCGATCCGGCGCGGCGGGAAAGTGATCTACGGAAGTGA
- a CDS encoding LysR family transcriptional regulator — protein sequence MMSFAQLRCFVAVAEELHFGRAAHRLQMTQPPLSRQIALLEQELKVVLFDRSRRSVRLTRAGAAFLDEARQLLRGAERAAETARLVCTGRRGRLSMGFTAASAYRNLGQVLLPIQQRLPEVEISLREMVSGVQLDALSNGELDLAMIRPPVRRDDIESRILHREGLVAAIPRGSDLARSGEPLTPADFDGRDLIMYRPPEARYFHDLITRIFHDAGATPHYPHHLAQIHSMLALVNVGLGAALVPETAAEVRYPGVEFRPVRLPDWGRVELAIAWRRDNGNPALAAALDTLRPPVHGVPVVG from the coding sequence ATGATGTCATTCGCCCAGCTGCGCTGTTTCGTCGCGGTCGCCGAGGAATTGCATTTCGGCCGCGCCGCCCATCGGCTGCAGATGACCCAGCCGCCGCTGAGCAGGCAGATCGCGTTGCTGGAACAGGAACTGAAGGTCGTCCTGTTCGACCGCTCGCGTCGCTCGGTGCGGCTGACCAGGGCGGGTGCGGCGTTCCTCGACGAGGCGCGGCAGTTGCTGCGCGGCGCGGAGCGGGCGGCCGAGACCGCCCGTCTGGTGTGCACCGGCCGGCGCGGCAGGCTCTCCATGGGCTTCACCGCGGCGAGCGCGTATCGCAACCTCGGGCAGGTCCTGCTGCCGATCCAGCAACGGCTGCCGGAGGTGGAGATCTCCTTGCGGGAGATGGTCAGCGGGGTCCAGCTGGACGCGCTCTCCAACGGGGAGCTGGACCTGGCCATGATCCGCCCGCCGGTGCGGCGCGACGACATCGAGTCGCGGATCCTGCACCGGGAGGGACTGGTCGCCGCGATTCCGCGCGGCAGCGACCTCGCGCGCAGCGGGGAACCGCTGACCCCGGCCGATTTCGACGGCCGTGATCTGATCATGTACCGGCCGCCGGAGGCGCGGTATTTCCATGATCTGATCACCCGGATCTTCCACGACGCCGGGGCCACCCCGCACTATCCGCACCACCTCGCCCAGATCCACTCGATGCTGGCGCTGGTCAACGTCGGTCTCGGCGCGGCGCTGGTGCCCGAGACCGCGGCCGAGGTGCGCTACCCGGGGGTCGAGTTCCGCCCGGTCCGGCTGCCCGACTGGGGACGCGTCGAGCTGGCGATCGCCTGGCGGCGGGACAACGGCAACCCCGCGCTGGCGGCCGCCCTGGACACGCTGCGCCCGCCCGTGCACGGTGTGCCAGTAGTCGGCTGA
- the kdgD gene encoding 5-dehydro-4-deoxyglucarate dehydratase: protein MPAFTPAELAEKLGSGLLSFPVTHFTRQLLFDESGYRENIARLGRYDVAGLFAAGGTGEFFSLAPAEIGAVVRAAVASAPSGTPILAPAGYGTAHAISLVNDAEAAGADGVLLFPPYLTESSQEGLAEHVRAVCAATSLGVVVYSRANAIYAPETVATLAAECPNLIGFKDGVGDLEAITRIHALLGDRLVYIGGLPTAETFALPYLELGVTTYSSAIFNFLPGFALDFYAAVRTGDRTRVRQLLAEVVLPYTAIRDRKPGYAVSIVKAGMDVTGFPAGPVRPPLTGLDQDERTLLAAIVERAGTFLGRAA from the coding sequence ATGCCCGCGTTCACCCCGGCCGAACTGGCCGAGAAACTCGGTTCCGGGCTGTTGTCGTTCCCGGTCACCCATTTCACTCGCCAGTTGCTGTTCGATGAATCCGGTTACCGGGAGAACATCGCGCGGCTCGGCCGGTACGACGTCGCAGGCCTGTTCGCCGCGGGCGGGACGGGCGAGTTCTTCTCACTCGCCCCCGCCGAGATCGGCGCCGTGGTCCGGGCGGCGGTGGCCAGCGCCCCCTCGGGCACGCCCATCCTCGCGCCCGCCGGGTACGGCACCGCGCACGCGATCTCCCTGGTGAACGACGCCGAGGCGGCCGGTGCGGACGGTGTGCTGCTGTTCCCGCCCTACCTCACCGAGTCTTCGCAGGAGGGTTTGGCCGAGCACGTGCGCGCGGTCTGCGCGGCCACCTCGCTCGGGGTCGTCGTGTACAGCCGGGCGAACGCGATCTACGCGCCCGAGACGGTGGCCACGCTCGCCGCGGAATGCCCGAACCTGATCGGTTTCAAGGACGGCGTCGGCGATCTGGAGGCCATCACCCGGATCCACGCGCTGCTCGGCGACCGGCTGGTCTACATCGGCGGCCTGCCGACCGCGGAGACTTTCGCCCTGCCGTATCTGGAATTGGGGGTGACGACCTACAGCTCGGCGATCTTCAATTTCCTGCCCGGCTTCGCGCTCGATTTCTACGCCGCGGTGCGGACCGGCGACCGCACGCGGGTCCGGCAGCTGCTCGCCGAGGTAGTGCTGCCCTACACCGCGATCCGCGACCGCAAACCCGGCTACGCGGTGAGCATCGTCAAGGCGGGCATGGACGTCACCGGCTTCCCGGCCGGCCCGGTCCGCCCCCCGCTGACCGGCCTTGACCAGGACGAACGGACCCTCTTGGCGGCGATCGTCGAACGGGCCGGGACCTTCCTCGGCCGGGCCGCTTGA
- a CDS encoding ABC transporter permease, whose amino-acid sequence MSTSDLRSTAAHSTVPVAEKTRRRGPNRDAVVAAVKAVAGIIGIFAVWQIAVAIFDPPEFLLVGPFSAFAELAKRPEYFLSNTFVTLQEALAGFALGTALGVLCGAALHYSSTVRSFLYPALIAIDTIPKVALAPLFIVWFGFGFESKAFVAMAIAFFPLVINTYDGLSSVPHELQELARINKASQWKKMTKIEFIHALPAVLSGAKISISLAVGGAVVGEFIAGSKGLGYVILLANSQVDLASMFAAFIILAVIALALFFLVDQAGRRLVPWKNHSS is encoded by the coding sequence GTGTCCACTTCTGATCTCCGCAGCACTGCTGCGCACTCCACCGTGCCCGTGGCGGAAAAGACCCGGCGGCGTGGCCCGAACCGGGACGCGGTTGTCGCGGCGGTCAAGGCCGTGGCCGGGATCATCGGCATCTTCGCGGTGTGGCAGATCGCGGTGGCCATCTTCGATCCGCCGGAATTCCTGTTGGTCGGGCCGTTTTCGGCGTTCGCCGAGCTGGCCAAGCGGCCGGAGTACTTCCTGAGCAACACTTTCGTCACGCTCCAGGAGGCGCTCGCCGGGTTCGCGCTCGGCACGGCGCTGGGCGTGCTGTGCGGGGCGGCGCTGCACTACTCGTCGACGGTGCGCAGCTTTCTTTACCCGGCGCTGATCGCGATCGACACCATCCCGAAGGTGGCGCTCGCGCCGCTGTTCATCGTGTGGTTCGGGTTCGGTTTCGAGTCGAAGGCCTTCGTGGCCATGGCGATCGCGTTCTTCCCGCTGGTGATCAACACCTACGACGGGCTCAGCTCGGTCCCGCACGAGCTGCAGGAGCTGGCCCGGATCAACAAGGCCTCGCAGTGGAAGAAGATGACGAAGATCGAGTTCATCCACGCGCTCCCGGCGGTGCTCTCCGGCGCGAAGATCTCGATCTCGCTGGCCGTCGGCGGTGCCGTGGTCGGCGAGTTCATCGCCGGTTCGAAGGGGCTGGGCTACGTGATCCTGCTCGCGAACAGCCAGGTCGACCTGGCGTCGATGTTCGCCGCGTTCATCATCCTCGCGGTGATCGCGCTGGCGTTGTTCTTCCTCGTGGATCAAGCGGGACGCAGGCTCGTCCCGTGGAAGAACCACTCGAGCTGA
- a CDS encoding ABC transporter substrate-binding protein yields MRIRNSAPRTRRWTAVAAMAALLATLAGCGSSDGRDSMTLMLDVGYLPKHALFVSAVERGFFAAEGIDLTVMPGSGSTNTVTSVETGKVDVGWADFGATVTSQGRGAKVKQVDLLQARSAYAVVALAGSGISTWKDLPGKTVATEGAGAMTAMWPLAMNKLGLKPGEVNVVHASSASKIPGLLARQWDANLALYVSDGPAIDALGKQAVVLKWSDLGIDLYGNGIIASDDKLKTDPDQIKRFNRAMQKGYLWACAHPLDAAHDFQKEVSGFEDRTVTLAIGQQCALNWGSGPGADKFGVMDDAGVRKVLDVARRYLGMNAKAKLTPADVYRNDYLEPLPRNEKIQAP; encoded by the coding sequence ATGCGGATACGGAACTCGGCGCCGCGAACCCGCCGGTGGACGGCCGTCGCCGCGATGGCGGCGCTGCTCGCGACGCTCGCCGGCTGCGGCAGCTCGGACGGGCGCGACTCGATGACGCTGATGCTCGACGTCGGCTACCTCCCGAAGCACGCGCTGTTCGTCTCGGCGGTGGAGCGTGGTTTCTTTGCGGCAGAAGGCATCGACCTCACGGTGATGCCGGGCTCGGGCTCGACGAACACCGTCACCTCCGTCGAGACCGGCAAGGTCGACGTCGGCTGGGCGGACTTCGGCGCGACCGTCACCAGCCAGGGGCGCGGCGCCAAGGTCAAGCAGGTCGATCTGCTGCAGGCCAGGTCGGCGTACGCGGTGGTCGCGCTGGCGGGCAGCGGGATCTCCACGTGGAAGGACCTGCCGGGCAAGACGGTCGCGACCGAGGGCGCCGGTGCGATGACCGCCATGTGGCCGCTCGCGATGAACAAGCTCGGCCTGAAGCCGGGCGAGGTCAACGTGGTGCACGCTTCGAGCGCGTCGAAGATCCCGGGCCTGCTGGCCCGGCAGTGGGACGCGAACCTGGCCCTCTACGTCTCCGACGGGCCTGCCATCGACGCGCTCGGCAAGCAGGCCGTCGTGCTGAAGTGGTCCGATCTCGGCATCGACCTGTACGGCAACGGGATCATCGCCTCCGACGACAAGCTCAAGACCGATCCCGATCAGATCAAGCGGTTCAACCGCGCGATGCAGAAGGGCTACCTCTGGGCGTGCGCGCATCCGCTGGACGCCGCACACGATTTCCAGAAGGAGGTCTCCGGTTTCGAGGACCGGACGGTCACCCTCGCGATCGGTCAGCAGTGCGCGCTCAACTGGGGCAGCGGGCCCGGCGCGGACAAGTTCGGCGTGATGGACGACGCCGGCGTGCGGAAGGTGCTCGACGTGGCCCGCCGCTACCTCGGAATGAACGCCAAGGCCAAGCTCACCCCGGCCGACGTGTACCGCAACGATTATCTCGAACCGTTGCCGCGCAACGAGAAAATCCAGGCACCGTGA
- a CDS encoding ABC transporter ATP-binding protein codes for MNDDYAISIENVGKTYRSRDGREHPVLKGLDFRVRPGEFVSIVGQSGSGKTTLLKTISGLQEPTEGRILVKGRPISEGVEDIAMVFQAPVLLPWRNNLDNVLLPLEFRGTRNEQSRDYARELLEMVGLGDKAKRYSYELSGGMQQRVAICRALVSRPELLLMDEPFGALDAMTRDSMNFEIQRIWRTTGCSVLFVTHSISEAVWLGDRVVVVGDKPGRIVADVTIDLPRPRDTTHRFSPEFSGYVTEIEAHIGVTAGIS; via the coding sequence ATGAACGACGACTACGCCATCTCGATCGAGAACGTCGGCAAGACCTACCGGTCCCGGGACGGGCGGGAGCATCCGGTCCTCAAAGGACTGGACTTCCGGGTGCGGCCCGGCGAGTTCGTGTCCATCGTCGGCCAGTCCGGCAGCGGGAAAACGACGCTGCTCAAGACGATCTCCGGGCTGCAGGAACCCACCGAGGGCCGGATCCTGGTCAAGGGCAGGCCGATCAGCGAGGGTGTGGAGGACATCGCGATGGTGTTCCAGGCCCCGGTGCTGCTGCCGTGGCGGAACAACCTGGACAACGTGCTGCTGCCGCTGGAATTCCGGGGCACCCGCAACGAGCAGTCCCGCGACTACGCCAGGGAACTGCTGGAGATGGTCGGCTTGGGCGACAAGGCCAAGCGGTACTCCTACGAGCTCAGCGGCGGGATGCAGCAGCGGGTGGCGATCTGCCGCGCGCTGGTTTCCCGGCCGGAGCTGCTGCTGATGGACGAGCCGTTCGGCGCGCTCGACGCGATGACCCGGGACTCGATGAACTTCGAGATCCAGCGCATCTGGCGCACCACCGGGTGCAGTGTGCTGTTCGTGACGCACAGTATTTCCGAGGCCGTCTGGCTGGGCGACCGGGTGGTGGTCGTGGGCGACAAGCCCGGCCGGATCGTCGCCGACGTCACGATCGACCTGCCCCGGCCGCGGGACACCACGCACCGGTTCTCCCCGGAGTTCTCGGGCTATGTCACGGAGATCGAAGCCCACATCGGGGTCACGGCGGGCATCAGCTGA
- a CDS encoding M24 family metallopeptidase, which produces MLTLTADPAEVERRYGLDARKSLLFSAIRLDSHPLVAPLIAERGDDRYLLVRQQEQGNVLSAGVPKEQIRFYAPWVTIDPRIIADTPASASLTALVAELAGDGPVRLAADVVYSHYRTLSGTVDLIADDRAPAPVTAYEIDPAQVLARFAGWRAEGVKTARRLVEDVEHLAGLAEQFTVDVDTRFEALRELAENRSLEALLLAAPPNFSEVTGFAGAEGATALWLAGTNRLLVLAPDGTAGIPGTPVARFPSTGAAVRTLASGARTGVEDEWIGVGLARELEHEGAELVPVSTDLAHWRDIRDHEDLAFQVIAARTSVFAIEEALAWAEAGLAAGRAFSELDINVVYLDKIAEFRKENGIDFAVEPYFTNLHSSNRMLFPGPPVDFPINDETTCIQLDAGVRVAFDGVTVATSDMARSLPRTEAAKTAYAFFFDVVREGIIGQLKPGVVCEDVHEGTMRYLEPHLDRMIEIGMLGPEVDFQAEYRKRNVGHLMGKQESFANELRPGYRHVLTAGSFGAAEIPWRYDNAAIGTEDLWYIGPDRTYIVSKR; this is translated from the coding sequence ATGCTCACCCTGACCGCCGACCCCGCCGAGGTCGAGCGACGCTATGGCCTCGACGCGCGCAAGAGCCTGCTGTTCTCCGCGATCCGCCTGGACTCCCACCCGCTGGTCGCGCCGCTGATCGCGGAGCGCGGGGACGACCGGTACCTGCTGGTGCGCCAGCAGGAGCAGGGCAACGTCCTGTCCGCCGGGGTCCCGAAGGAGCAGATCCGGTTCTATGCCCCGTGGGTCACCATCGACCCGCGGATCATCGCCGACACCCCCGCGTCGGCCTCGCTCACCGCCCTGGTCGCGGAGCTGGCCGGCGATGGCCCGGTGCGCCTCGCGGCGGATGTGGTCTACAGCCACTACCGCACGCTGTCCGGCACGGTCGACCTCATCGCGGACGATCGGGCACCGGCCCCGGTCACCGCCTACGAGATCGACCCCGCGCAGGTGCTGGCGCGGTTCGCCGGATGGCGCGCCGAGGGCGTCAAGACCGCGCGGCGGCTGGTCGAGGACGTCGAGCACCTTGCCGGTCTTGCCGAGCAGTTCACTGTGGACGTTGACACCCGGTTCGAAGCGCTGCGCGAACTCGCCGAGAATCGTTCCCTCGAAGCACTGCTGCTCGCCGCCCCGCCGAACTTCAGCGAGGTGACCGGGTTCGCCGGTGCGGAGGGCGCGACCGCGCTGTGGCTGGCCGGGACGAACCGGCTGCTCGTGCTCGCCCCGGACGGCACGGCCGGGATCCCCGGGACGCCGGTCGCGCGGTTCCCCTCCACCGGTGCGGCGGTGCGGACGCTGGCTTCCGGCGCGCGGACCGGGGTGGAGGACGAGTGGATCGGCGTCGGCCTCGCCCGCGAGCTTGAACACGAGGGCGCGGAACTCGTTCCGGTGTCCACGGATCTCGCGCACTGGCGCGACATCCGTGATCACGAGGACTTGGCGTTCCAGGTGATCGCGGCCCGGACGAGCGTGTTCGCCATCGAGGAGGCGCTGGCCTGGGCGGAGGCCGGGCTGGCCGCCGGGCGCGCGTTCTCGGAGCTGGACATCAACGTGGTGTATCTCGACAAGATCGCCGAATTCCGCAAGGAGAACGGGATCGACTTCGCGGTCGAGCCGTATTTCACGAACCTGCACTCGTCCAACCGGATGCTCTTCCCCGGGCCGCCGGTGGACTTCCCGATCAACGACGAGACCACCTGCATCCAGCTGGACGCCGGGGTCCGCGTCGCCTTCGACGGGGTGACCGTGGCGACCTCGGACATGGCACGGTCGCTGCCCCGCACCGAGGCGGCCAAGACCGCCTACGCGTTCTTCTTCGACGTGGTGCGGGAAGGCATCATCGGTCAGCTGAAGCCGGGCGTGGTGTGTGAAGACGTGCACGAGGGCACGATGCGGTATCTGGAGCCGCATCTTGACCGGATGATCGAGATCGGCATGCTGGGTCCGGAGGTGGATTTCCAGGCGGAGTACCGCAAACGCAACGTCGGGCACCTGATGGGCAAGCAGGAGTCCTTCGCGAACGAACTCCGCCCGGGATACCGGCACGTGCTCACGGCCGGGTCCTTCGGCGCCGCGGAAATCCCGTGGCGGTACGACAACGCCGCGATCGGCACCGAGGATCTCTGGTACATCGGGCCAGACCGCACGTACATCGTGAGCAAGCGATGA